The DNA segment CGGGCGAGGTCGCCCTCGGCGGCGCGCGCCTTGATCGCGGCGATGCGGTCGAGCACGGTGTCGAGGACCGCGGCGAAGCGCTCGTGCACCCGCATCGGGTCCTCGCCGTCGAAGCCGCCCTCGACGGTGAACGGCTCGTGGCCGTAGCCGCGCATGAGGCTCTCGAGCTCCTCGTGCGGGATGCGGGCGAGAACGGTCGGGTTGGCGATCTTGAAGCCGTTGAGGTGCAGGATCGGCAGCACGACGCCGTCGGTCGCGGGGTTCACGAACTTGTTCGAGTGCCAGCTGGTGGCGAGCGGGCCGGTCTCGGCCTCGCCGTCGCCGACCACGGCGGCGACCAGCAGGTCCGGGTTGTCGAAGGCGGCGCCGTAGGCGTGGCTGAGCGAGTAGCCGAGCTCGCCGCCCTCGTGGATGCTGCCGGGAGTCTCGGGGGCGGCGTGGCTCGGGATGCCGCCGGGGAAGCTGAACTGGCGGAAGAGGCGGCGCAGGCCGTCCTCGGTCTCGTCGATGTGCGAGTAGATCTCGCTGTAGGTGCCGTCGAGGTAGGCGTTGGCGACCATGCCGGGTCCGCCGTGGCCGGGGCCGGTGATGTAGAGGGTGGGCTGCGCGCGCTCGGTGATCGCGCGGTTGAGGTGCGCGTAGATCAGGTTGAGCCCGGGAGTCGTGCCCCAGTGGCCGAGCAGGCGCGGCTTGATGTGCTCCCTCGCGAGGGGCTCGCGCAGCAGCGGATTGGCGAGGAGGTAGATCTGGCCGACCGCGAGGTAGTTCGCGGCGCGCCACCAGGCGTCGATCGTGTCGAGGGTGGCGGGGTCGAGCGGACTGTCGTCGCGGGCGGCCCAGACGTGCTGAGCAGCGGCGGTGGTGTGGGATGCGGCCATGCTGCAACGCTCCCAGGCGAGCGCGCGGGGCGGAAGGGCCTTGCGGGTGGCGGGGCGCCGTCCGGACGGGGCTGCTCGCCGCAGAACATCAGCTGAGAAGGGAGGGCATCGCTCCTCAGCGGATGCCCCCCTCTCTCAGCTGATGTTCTGCGGCCGGATCAGCCGCGCGGGGTGGCTCGGCGGAGGATCAGGGCGCCGAGGACCGCGGACAGGACCGTCGGGACGAGCAGCAGGGCGAAGGCGCCCGTGAAGCCGATCGCCTCGAAGGCGAGCCAGACCGAGTCCCAGCTGTCGGTGAGGGTGAACAGGGCGACCAGGCCGACGATCAGCGCGCCGAGGGCGAGGAAGAAGACGGTCATCCCCGTGGCCCGCCAGCGGACGAAGACCGCGGCGACCGCCGAGCCGGCGAAGAAGAAGAAGAGGAAGAGGCTGAAGGTCGCGAAGGTCTGGGCGAGCCAGGAGACGTCGCTGTAGGCGGCGGCGCGGAACATGTAGCCGCCGAGCCCCCAGCCGTTCGTCGCCTGCTCGAGCGCGGACATCGTGGAGTAGAGGACGGTCCAGGCGGCGGACAGGCCGACGAAGGTCAGCGCCGTGCCGAGGGAGTAGTCCCGGCGGGTCGAGCCGTAGCCCAGCGCGAGGGCGAAGGTGACATTGGTGGCCTGGACGGCGACGACCAGCATGTAGATGAAGATGAAGGTCGTGCCACCGGTGATCTGCACGCCGGAGTCGCCGCCGGCGGCCGGGACGCCGACCATCCGCAGCACGAGCAGCCAGATGATCAGGCTGCCGACGAAGATCGCGCCGAGGATCGCGAGCGGGGTGGCGAGCAGCGTCGCCGGATTCGCGAGGTGCAGGCGGACGATGCTGAGCAGGCGGTGGCGCGCGACGGAGCGCTGCGGGGCGAGGGCGGTCATGAGGCGGCCTTTCCGGTGGTCAGCTGGACGACGAGCTGCTGGAGCGAGACGGGCTCGAGCTCGAGGCCGCGGTGGCGGGCCTCGTCGCGGTCGGCGGTGCCGAGGTGGGGGAGCGTCGCGGTGGCGAGGCCGCCGACTCCGCTGCGGGAGAGGACCTCGCGGCCCTCGGTGAAGGAGTCGACGGCGGCGCGGCTGCCGGTGACGGTCGCGGCGGCTCCGCGGAGCTCCTCGGTGTCGCTGTCGACGAGGAGGCGGCCGTCGTCGATGACGAGGACGTGCTCGAGGAGGCTGCTGACCTCGTCGATCAGGTGGGTGGAGAGGACGACGGTGCGCGGGTGCTCGGCGAAGTCGGCGAGCAGGCGGTCGTAGAAGAGCTGCCGGGCGACGGCGTCGAGGCCGAGGTACGGCTCGTCGAAGAAGGTCAGCGGGGCGCGGGAGGCGAGGCCGACGATGACGCCGATCGCGGAGAGCTGGCCGCGGCTGAGCTTCTTGACGCGGCGCTCGAGCGGGAGGCGGAAGTCGACGACGAGCTGCTGCGCGAACTCCTCGTCCCAGCCCTCGAAGAACCAGCGGGCGCTGCGGAGGACGTGCTTGACCTTGAAGTCCTCCGGGTACTTCTGGCTCTCCTTGATGAAACAGGTGCGGGAGAGGACGGCGGCGTTCTCGACGGGTGCCTCGCCGAAGACGCGGATGCTGCCGGTGCTCGCGAACTCCTGGCCGGTGAGCAGCGACATCAGGGTGGTCTTGCCGGCGCCGTTGCGGCCGAGGAGGCCGTGGATCCGGTTCTCCTCGAGGGTGAAGCTGACGTCGGCGACGGCGTGCATGCTGCCGTAGTGCTTGCTGAGGCCGGCGACCTCGATGACCGCGCTCATCGCGATCCCCCTTCGATGTCGGTGATCATGGCGGTGAGCTGCTCGCGGGTGAGGCCGAGCTTGGCGGCCTCTGCGAGGAGCGGTGCGACGAACTGGTCGCGGAACTGCGTGCGGCGCTTCTCGACCAGGCGGTCGCGCGCTCCCTCGGCGACGAACATGCCGATCCCCCTCTTCTTGTACAGGACGCCCTCGTCGACGAGCAGGTTCACGCCCTTGCCGGCCGTGGCCGGGTTGATGCGGTGGAACGCGGCGAACTCGTTCGTCGACGGGACCTGGTCCTCCTCGGGCAGCGCGCCCGCGATGATGTCGTTCTCGATCTGCTCGGCGATCTGCAGGAAGATCGGGCGGGAGTCGTCCATGGGGCTCCTTCCCTCGGTGTCGGTGCTTCGTGGTGTGTTGGTTCGTTAGTGCAGTAACTAACCAACCATGCAGCTCGTTCCGTGTCAAGAGCGACGGCACCGGGTGATCGGTACACTGGACGGCACCGGCCTCTGTAGCTCAATGGAAGAGCGACTCCGTCCTAAGGAGCAGGTTGGGGGTTCGAGTCCCTCCAGGGGCACCACTGCTCTTCTCTCCGTGAGTTGCGACCGGTCGTCCGCAGGACCCCGTCCAGCGGCACGTCGGCTGCGTCTGCAGCGCTCCGGTGGCCACGCTCGATCCAGCACTGTGATGCGGCATCAGGCGCCAGGCCGGCGTTGCTGAGGGAAGCTCGCCTACTGTCGTCTGCAGACACAGCGGGTTCCTCGGTCAGTGGTGCGCCGTCCGCCGTCGGCGGAGGTGCGGATGCGCTGGACGGGGCGCGGCGGGAGTCGGCCGGTGTGCGGTGGGCGCCTGGCGTGGCTGCGCTCGCCGATCGTCCCGCTCGCGCTCCTCGCGTTCGGGGTCTACTCGGTCTACTCGATCTCCCGGGCCGACCAGCTGCTCACGGCGGGGTACGACCTCGGCATCTTCGACCAGGCGGTGCGGGCGTACTCGCAGTTCCGTCCGCCGCTCGCGCCGCTGAAAGGCGATGGCTTCAACCTTCTCGGCGACCACTTCCATCCGATCCTCGTCGTTCTCGCTCCGCTGTACTGGATCTGGGACGACGCGCGGGTGCTGCTCAAAGCGCAGGCCGCGCTGGTCGCCTGCTCCTCCGTCTTCGTCTGGCGCGTCGCCCGCCGGAGCGGGGGAGTGTGGGCGAGTTGCCTGCTGGCCGTCGGGTATCTCCTCGGCCGGCCTTTGCAGTCGCTGGCCGACTTCGACTTCCACGAGGTCGCGTTCGCGGTGCCGGTCCTCGCCTGGGCGGTCGACGCCTTCGACATCAGGAGCGATCGCCAGCTCGTCGCCGCGTCGGCGGTCCTCCTCCTGATCCGGGAGGACATGGGGGCGGTGGTGCTGATCCTCGGCCTGCTGCGAGTGGCGAGGAGACCCAGGATCGTCGGGGTGCTGCTGGCGTGTTCGGGGGCAGCGGCGTTCGCGGTCGTCGTCGGGGTGGTGATCCCCTCGATCGGCGGACGCGGGTACGCCTACTGGGACTACGGAGCGCTCGGAGCCGACGGGGGCGAGGGGGTCCGGACGATGCTCGGGCAGCCGTGGATCGCGATCGGGCTCTTCTTCACGCCGATCGTGAAGACGATGACGCTTCTGGGGCTGATCTCACCCCTCCTCCTGCTTCCGCTGCTCTCGCCGGTGTCGCTGCTCGCGCTGCCGCTCCTCGCCGAGCGGTTCCTGTCCGACCGGCCCGCGCTCTGGACGAACGGGTTCCACTACGACGC comes from the Rathayibacter festucae DSM 15932 genome and includes:
- a CDS encoding GntR family transcriptional regulator, whose protein sequence is MDDSRPIFLQIAEQIENDIIAGALPEEDQVPSTNEFAAFHRINPATAGKGVNLLVDEGVLYKKRGIGMFVAEGARDRLVEKRRTQFRDQFVAPLLAEAAKLGLTREQLTAMITDIEGGSR
- a CDS encoding ABC transporter permease; its protein translation is MTALAPQRSVARHRLLSIVRLHLANPATLLATPLAILGAIFVGSLIIWLLVLRMVGVPAAGGDSGVQITGGTTFIFIYMLVVAVQATNVTFALALGYGSTRRDYSLGTALTFVGLSAAWTVLYSTMSALEQATNGWGLGGYMFRAAAYSDVSWLAQTFATFSLFLFFFFAGSAVAAVFVRWRATGMTVFFLALGALIVGLVALFTLTDSWDSVWLAFEAIGFTGAFALLLVPTVLSAVLGALILRRATPRG
- a CDS encoding DUF2079 domain-containing protein; this translates as MCGGRLAWLRSPIVPLALLAFGVYSVYSISRADQLLTAGYDLGIFDQAVRAYSQFRPPLAPLKGDGFNLLGDHFHPILVVLAPLYWIWDDARVLLKAQAALVACSSVFVWRVARRSGGVWASCLLAVGYLLGRPLQSLADFDFHEVAFAVPVLAWAVDAFDIRSDRQLVAASAVLLLIREDMGAVVLILGLLRVARRPRIVGVLLACSGAAAFAVVVGVVIPSIGGRGYAYWDYGALGADGGEGVRTMLGQPWIAIGLFFTPIVKTMTLLGLISPLLLLPLLSPVSLLALPLLAERFLSDRPALWTNGFHYDAPVWVVLVLGAVDGGGRLLRRLPSSVGRARVALVVGAVVCAVPVIGTIVCHDDEAFPLARMVTGEAWTRSPHRRDQVAAVERVPASACVAADDRLVPLLTRSNRVSLPGVLSRPPDFVLLDLTQENAGSVRGLDLRTTAIRDHALTDGYRVVARLGEVEVLESAEYRGPSVECAR
- a CDS encoding ABC transporter ATP-binding protein; the protein is MSAVIEVAGLSKHYGSMHAVADVSFTLEENRIHGLLGRNGAGKTTLMSLLTGQEFASTGSIRVFGEAPVENAAVLSRTCFIKESQKYPEDFKVKHVLRSARWFFEGWDEEFAQQLVVDFRLPLERRVKKLSRGQLSAIGVIVGLASRAPLTFFDEPYLGLDAVARQLFYDRLLADFAEHPRTVVLSTHLIDEVSSLLEHVLVIDDGRLLVDSDTEELRGAAATVTGSRAAVDSFTEGREVLSRSGVGGLATATLPHLGTADRDEARHRGLELEPVSLQQLVVQLTTGKAAS